One region of Candidatus Margulisiibacteriota bacterium genomic DNA includes:
- a CDS encoding adenylosuccinate synthase yields MGVKVLVGAQWGDEGKGKITDLLSSQVDMVVRYQGGNNAGHTVVVDGQVFKLHLIPSGILYPKTTCIIGNGVVIDPEVLLEEIEDLKKRDISVDNLKISSSAHVIIPYHRMLDKLQEDKRKEGKKIGTTCRGIGPAYSDKVSRTGVRVGDLFSKIILKDKILHRNWPELLENNNLDIDSTVEDLYAIGQKLKSYIIDSVYFINDAVESGKNILLEGAQGTMLDIDHGTYPFVTSSNPTSGGACTGSGIGPSQINTIIGVAKAYVTRVGEGPFPTELFDSTGNFLTEKGCEYGTTTGRKRRCGWFDAVIMNYSRIINGLTEVVITKLDVLSGLDTLKICYAYELNGKPVNYIPVDYSLFDQCKPLYEEVPGWKEDISNVRKFSDLPKNAQDYLKRIEQITKIKISKISVGSSRDQIIDI; encoded by the coding sequence ATGGGTGTAAAAGTTTTGGTGGGTGCTCAGTGGGGCGATGAAGGTAAAGGTAAGATTACTGACCTTTTATCAAGCCAGGTTGATATGGTGGTTAGGTATCAAGGGGGAAATAATGCCGGGCATACTGTTGTTGTTGACGGACAGGTTTTTAAACTCCATCTTATCCCTTCCGGAATATTATATCCGAAAACAACATGTATTATAGGTAATGGCGTTGTTATAGATCCTGAAGTGCTGCTCGAAGAGATAGAAGATTTGAAAAAACGAGATATAAGTGTAGATAATCTTAAAATAAGCAGTTCAGCACACGTTATTATTCCTTATCACAGAATGCTTGATAAACTTCAAGAAGATAAAAGAAAAGAAGGTAAAAAAATCGGTACTACATGCCGCGGTATCGGTCCTGCTTATTCCGACAAAGTTAGTCGTACTGGTGTGAGAGTCGGAGATCTTTTCTCGAAAATAATACTAAAAGACAAAATACTTCATAGAAATTGGCCTGAATTGCTTGAGAATAATAATTTGGATATTGACTCAACTGTAGAAGATCTTTATGCAATCGGACAGAAATTGAAAAGTTATATAATCGATTCCGTATACTTCATTAATGATGCTGTTGAGAGTGGTAAGAATATACTTCTCGAAGGCGCACAAGGGACTATGCTTGACATTGATCATGGTACCTATCCATTTGTTACCTCCTCTAATCCTACTTCTGGAGGTGCCTGTACCGGTAGCGGTATCGGTCCTTCCCAGATCAATACTATCATTGGTGTTGCTAAGGCATATGTAACTAGAGTGGGCGAAGGACCTTTTCCTACCGAACTGTTTGATTCGACAGGTAACTTTCTAACTGAGAAAGGTTGCGAGTATGGAACGACAACCGGGAGAAAGAGACGGTGTGGCTGGTTCGATGCGGTTATTATGAATTATTCGCGAATAATTAACGGATTGACCGAAGTTGTCATTACGAAGCTTGATGTTCTGAGTGGTCTGGATACTTTAAAGATCTGTTACGCTTATGAACTCAATGGCAAGCCTGTTAATTACATTCCAGTTGATTATAGTTTGTTTGATCAATGCAAACCTCTTTATGAAGAAGTTCCCGGCTGGAAAGAGGATATTTCTAATGTGCGTAAATTCTCTGACCTTCCGAAAAATGCTCAAGATTATTTGAAAAGAATAGAGCAAATTACCAAAATTAAAATATCTAAGATTTCTGTAGGTTCGAGTAGAGACCAGATTATCGACATTTAA
- a CDS encoding slipin family protein, with amino-acid sequence MFGFLVFPIIIVIITLIIPGFRIVNQYEKGVVFRFGKIIGFREPGLNWIIPYVDIMRKVDFRIITLPIPPQKIITKDNVSVDISAVAYFQVTDAIKSIVAIADVRSAIDQIAQTTVRNITGRFLLDEVLSERDSINKEIRTVLDQHTEPWGVIVSLVEIKDIELPENMQRAMAKQAEAEREKRAKIIAAEGEYLSSQKLGDAADVIAAHPIALQLRNLQTLAEISTEKNSTIIFPAQLMSTINDMKKFIDSENSTLK; translated from the coding sequence ATGTTCGGATTTTTGGTATTTCCTATAATTATTGTAATTATTACGTTAATCATTCCGGGGTTTAGGATTGTTAATCAATACGAAAAGGGAGTTGTTTTTCGTTTTGGTAAGATTATTGGCTTCAGAGAGCCTGGGCTTAATTGGATAATTCCTTATGTTGATATTATGAGAAAAGTTGATTTCAGGATTATTACATTACCAATTCCCCCGCAAAAAATAATTACGAAAGATAATGTCTCTGTGGATATTTCTGCAGTTGCCTACTTTCAAGTTACGGATGCCATAAAAAGCATTGTGGCTATCGCGGACGTTAGAAGTGCGATCGATCAGATAGCTCAAACGACGGTAAGAAATATTACTGGAAGGTTTTTGCTGGATGAAGTGTTGTCCGAAAGAGATTCCATCAATAAAGAAATTCGTACGGTTCTAGACCAGCATACCGAGCCGTGGGGAGTTATCGTGTCTTTGGTAGAGATTAAAGACATCGAGCTACCTGAGAATATGCAGCGTGCTATGGCTAAACAAGCTGAAGCTGAAAGAGAAAAAAGAGCAAAGATCATCGCCGCAGAAGGTGAATATCTGTCAAGCCAAAAGCTGGGTGATGCTGCCGATGTAATTGCTGCGCATCCGATAGCCCTTCAACTGCGAAACTTACAAACATTGGCAGAAATAAGCACAGAAAAAAACTCTACGATTATTTTCCCGGCTCAACTGATGAGTACGATAAATGATATGAAGAAATTTATTGATAGTGAAAATAGCACCCTTAAATAA
- a CDS encoding MATE family efflux transporter, whose product MDHAKQLTELTISRLLFRFSFPAIIALLVSVFYNIVDRFFVGRAIGTMGIAATTVALPIMLILMAFIMLVGGGAATLITLKLGAKKKERAELVLGNSFTLFIAFSLILSVLGLVFLDPLLKIFGASQDVLPYARIYTGIILTGNIFQTIGLGMNSFIQGEGKPKLAMAAMLIGCLVNILLCPLFINVFNLGIGGSALATVIAQMVSAAFVLYYYLSGRSILKLYPRNLLLDRGIVFRIVAIGVAPFSMQIAASILNAILNNQLLTYGGDTAISVMGVIYSILALLLMPISGINQGMLPIIGHNYGAGKFCRVQKTLKLALVCATIIAIAGFILTRVYSIGLIHMFSKGNHYVVMMGRHAMLIFFLVFPVMGLQLITTNYFQAIGKAKHMMFLNLSRQLIILIPAIIILPRFWGLDGIWYVMPLADAASALLTGIWLVMEMQRLNVKKSEQARNEAALES is encoded by the coding sequence ATGGACCATGCTAAACAACTTACGGAGCTGACTATTTCCAGGCTTTTATTCAGGTTTTCTTTTCCAGCTATAATCGCTTTGCTGGTAAGCGTTTTTTATAATATTGTGGATAGATTTTTTGTTGGAAGAGCTATTGGCACGATGGGTATTGCTGCGACTACTGTAGCTCTTCCGATTATGCTGATATTAATGGCCTTTATTATGCTCGTAGGGGGTGGAGCCGCTACTCTGATAACCCTAAAACTTGGCGCGAAGAAAAAAGAGCGGGCTGAGCTGGTACTTGGCAATTCTTTTACGTTATTTATCGCTTTTTCGCTAATTCTTTCTGTTTTAGGTTTGGTATTCCTTGATCCCTTGCTGAAAATATTCGGTGCGAGTCAGGACGTATTGCCTTATGCCCGTATTTATACCGGGATTATTCTTACCGGCAACATCTTTCAGACCATAGGCTTGGGGATGAACAGTTTTATCCAGGGAGAGGGCAAACCGAAGCTTGCCATGGCAGCGATGCTCATTGGCTGTTTAGTCAATATACTGCTCTGCCCTTTGTTTATTAATGTATTCAATCTTGGAATCGGCGGATCTGCGTTGGCAACGGTGATCGCACAGATGGTGTCAGCGGCTTTTGTTCTGTATTATTATCTTTCTGGCCGCAGTATATTAAAGCTTTATCCCCGAAATCTGCTGCTCGACAGGGGCATTGTTTTCAGGATTGTTGCAATAGGAGTTGCTCCCTTTTCTATGCAGATAGCCGCGAGTATCCTCAATGCGATATTGAATAACCAGCTGCTTACGTATGGAGGTGATACTGCCATATCGGTAATGGGAGTCATCTACAGTATACTCGCACTACTCCTCATGCCGATATCCGGTATTAATCAAGGTATGTTGCCTATAATAGGCCACAATTATGGGGCAGGAAAATTCTGTCGTGTACAGAAAACTCTCAAATTGGCCTTGGTTTGTGCAACAATAATTGCAATTGCCGGATTTATATTAACCAGAGTATACTCTATAGGTTTAATTCATATGTTTAGCAAAGGTAATCATTATGTAGTGATGATGGGCCGTCATGCTATGTTGATCTTTTTTCTGGTGTTTCCGGTGATGGGTTTGCAGCTTATAACTACCAACTACTTTCAGGCAATTGGAAAAGCAAAGCATATGATGTTCCTTAATCTTTCAAGGCAACTGATCATTCTGATCCCTGCAATTATTATCCTTCCACGCTTTTGGGGGCTGGATGGAATATGGTATGTGATGCCTCTAGCCGACGCTGCTTCAGCACTTCTTACGGGCATATGGCTGGTAATGGAGATGCAGCGGTTAAATGTCAAAAAAAGTGAGCAAGCCAGGAATGAAGCAGCTCTTGAATCATGA